In Vigna unguiculata cultivar IT97K-499-35 chromosome 3, ASM411807v1, whole genome shotgun sequence, a single genomic region encodes these proteins:
- the LOC114177069 gene encoding ABC transporter B family member 2-like, whose product MKMSDGEKKEKGTQQERKVPLLKLFSFADSYDCVLMGVGSVGACVHGASVPVFFVFFGKIINVIGLAYLFPKEASHEVAKYALDFVYLSIVILFSSWTEVACWMHTGERQAAKMRMAYLRSMLNQDISLFDTEASTGEVISSITNDIIVVQDALSEKVGNFMHYISRFIAGFTIGFVRVWQISLVTLAIVPLIAIAGGLYAYVTIGLIGKVRKAYVRAGEIAEEVIGNVRTVQAFAGEERAVRSYKAALMNTYRNGRKAGLAKGLGLGSMHCVLFLSWALLVWFNSIVVHKNIANGGDAFTTMLNVVISGLSLGQAAPDISAFIRAKASAYPIFEMIERDTMSKVSSENGQKLSKLEGHIQFKDVCFSYPSRPDVVIFNNFSLEIPPGKILALVGGSGSGKSTVISLIERFYEPLCGEILLDGNTIRELDLKWLRQQIGLVNQEPALFATSIRENILYGKDDATLEEINQAVMLSDAQSFINNLPDGLDTQVGERGIQLSGGQKQRIAISRAIVKNPSILLLDEATSALDAESEKSVQEALDRVMVGRTTVIVAHRLSTIRNADMIVVIEGGKVVEIGNHEELISNPNNVYASLVQIQETAFSQGHFSVDPYLGGSSRRLGESSSRTTSFRGSFRSDKESISRAFGDGGESVGSSMHVSVKRLYSMIGPDWLYGVFGTLGAFIAGAQMPLFALGISHALVSYYMDWDTTRHEVKKIAFLFCGAAVLTITAHAIEHLSFGIMGERLTLRAREKMFSAILKSEISWFDDINNTSSMLSSRLETDATFLRTIIVDRSTILLQNVGLVVASFIIAFMLNWRITLVVLATYPLIISGHISEKLFMQGFGGNLSKAYLKANMLAGEAVSNIRTVAAFCAEQKVLDLYANELVEPSKRSFNRGQIAGIFYGISQFFIFSSYGLALWYGSVLMGKELSSFKSIMKSFMVLIVTALAMGETLALAPDLLKGNQMVASIFEVMDRKTGILGDVGEELKTVEGTIELKRIRFNYTSRPDVVIFNDFNLTVPAGKNIALVGHSGCGKSSVISLILRFYDPTSGKVMIDGKDIKKLNLKSLRKHIGLVQQEPALFATSIYGNILYGKEGGSEAEVIEAAKLANAHSFISALPEGYSTKVGERGVQLSGGQKQRVAIARAVLKNPEILLLDEATSALDLESERVVQQALDKLMQNRTTVIVAHRLSTIKNADQIAVLEDGKIIQRGIHARLVEITDGAYYKLVSLQQQEHFD is encoded by the exons ATGAAGATGTCAgatggagagaagaaagaaaaggggACACAGCAGGAACGAAAGGTTCCTCTTCTGAAGCTCTTCTCCTTCGCTGACTCCTACGACTGCGTTTTGATGGGTGTTGGATCTGTTGGGGCGTGTGTTCATGGTGCCTCTGTGCCTGTTTTCTTTGTCTTCTTCGGAAAGATTATCAATGTCATAGGTTTGGCTTACCTTTTTCCCAAAGAAGCTTCCCACGAAGTTGCTAAG TATGCGTTGGATTTTGTGTATCTAAGCATAGTAATATTGTTTTCATCTTGGACAG AGGTGGCATGTTGGATGCATACTGGGGAACGTCAAGCTGCAAAGATGAGAATGGCGTACTTAAGGTCAATGTTGAATCAAGATATAAGTCTTTTTGATACTGAAGCTTCAACTGGAGAGGTTATTTCTTCTATTACCAATGACATCATCGTTGTTCAAGATGCACTTTCTGAGAAG GTTGGGAACTTCATGCACTACATAAGCCGTTTTATCGCAGGCTTTACCATTGGTTTTGTGAGAGTGTGGCAAATAAGTTTAGTGACACTTGCCATTGTGCCCTTAATTGCTATTGCTGGTGGCCTTTACGCTTACGTCACCATTGGCCTCATCGGAAAAGTTCGAAAAGCATATGTGAGAGCAGGTGAAATTGCTGAAGag GTGATAGGCAATGTGAGAACGGTACAAGCATTTGCAGGGGAAGAAAGAGCAGTGAGATCATACAAAGCAGCTCTGATGAACACATATAGAAATGGTCGAAAAGCAGGTTTAGCTAAGGGTCTGGGATTAGGCTCCATGCATTGTGTTCTTTTCCTTTCATGGGCTCTCCTTGTTTGGTTCAATAGCATAGTTGTTCACAAGAATATCGCCAATGGTGGCGATGCTTTCACTACAATGCTCAATGTAGTCATTTCTGGCCT GTCACTTGGTCAGGCAGCACCAGATATTTCTGCATTTATCAGGGCAAAGGCATCAGCTTATCCCATTTTTGAGATGATAGAGAGGGACACCATGAGCAAAGTCAGCTCAGAAAATGGTCAAAAGTTAAGCAAATTGGAAGGTCATATCCAATTTAAGGATGTCTGTTTTAGTTATCCATCACGTCCTGATGTGGTGATCTTCAACAACTTTAGTCTTGAGATTCCTCCGGGGAAAATTTTAGCTCTGGTGGGAGGAAGTGGTTCCGGAAAAAGCACAGTTATATCATTGATTGAGCGCTTCTATGAACCACTTTGTGGTGAAATACTTTTAGATGGGAACACCATCAGGGAACTTGATCTCAAATGGCTTAGACAACAGATTGGGTTGGTTAATCAAGAGCCTGCACTTTTTGCTACAAGCATCAGGGAGAACATACTGTACGGAAAAGATGATGCGACTCTTGAAGAAATAAATCAAGCTGTGATGCTCTCTGATGCTCAGTCTTTCATTAACAATCTTCCTGATGGATTAGATACTCAG GTTGGTGAGAGAGGGATACAACTATCCGGGGGACAGAAACAAAGGATTGCAATATCTCGTGCCATAGTTAAGAATCCATCAATCCTTTTATTAGATGAAGCAACCAGTGCTCTGGATGCAGAGTCTGAGAAAAGTGTACAAGAGGCACTTGATCGTGTCATGGTTGGTAGAACAACCGTGATAGTTGCACACAGACTTTCTACCATTAGGAATGCAGATATGATTGTTGTTATTGAGGGAGGGAAGGTGGTGGAAATTGGAAATCACGAAGAACTCATTTCCAACCCAAATAATGTATATGCATCTCTTGTTCAAATCCAAGAAACAGCCTTTTCTCAAGGCCACTTTTCTGTGGATCCTTACTTGGGAGGCTCATCAAG GCGCCTAGGAGAGTCGTCATCCCGCACAACAAGCTTTCGTGGTAGTTTTCGCTCAGACAAAGAATCTATTAGCCGAGCTTTTGGTGATGGAGGAGAAAGTGTTGGAAGTTCAATGCATGTCTCagtaaaaagactatattccaTGATTGGTCCTGATTGGCTTTATGGTGTTTTTGGAACCTTGGGTGCATTTATTGCTGGAGCACAAATGCCACTCTTTGCTCTTGGAATCTCTCATGCTCTTGTATCTTATTACATGGATTGGGACACAACACGCCATGAAgtgaaaaaaattgcatttcTCTTCTGTGGGGCAGCAGTTTTGACCATCACTGCCCATGCCATTGAACATCTTTCCTTTGGAATCATGGGGGAACGACTTACCCTTCGTGCAAGAGAAAAAATGTTTTCCG CTATTTTAAAGAGTGAAATTAGTTGGTTTGATGACATAAACAACACAAGTTCTATGCTTTCATCACGTTTAGAGACCGATGCAACATTTTTAAGAACTATAATTGTTGATCGTTCGACAATTCTTCTGCAAAATGTTGGTCTGGTTGTTGCTTCATTTATTATTGCCTTCATGTTGAACTGGAGGATCACGCTTGTTGTACTAGCCACATACCCTCTGATCATTAGTGGTCACATTAGCGAG aaactatTCATGCAAGGCTTTGGTGGCAACTTGAGCAAAGCATATCTAAAAGCCAACATGTTGGCTGGGGAGGCTGTGAGTAATATCCGCACTGTGGCTGCATTTTGTGCTGAACAAAAGGTCCTTGACCTTTATGCTAATGAGCTTGTGGAGCCTTCAAAGCGTTCATTCAATAGAGGTCAAATTGCTGGCATATTCTATGGCATTTCCCAGTTCTTTATTTTCTCATCTTATGGCCTTGCCTTGTG GTATGGATCTGTGTTGATGGGAAAAGAGCTTTCCAGCTTCAAATCAATTATGAAGTCGTTCATGGTTTTGATTGTAACAGCACTAGCTATGGGGGAGACTTTAGCACTGGCACCTGACCTTTTGAAAGGAAATCAAATGGTTGCATCCATTTTTGAAGTGATGGATAGAAAGACAGGAATATTGGGTGATGTTGGAGAAGAGTTGAAGACAGTGGAAGGAACAATTGAGCTAAAAAGAATCCGTTTCAACTATACTTCAAGGCCAGACGTGGTTATTTTCAATGATTTCAATCTAACAGTGCCTGCAGGAAAGAATATTGCCCTGGTGGGGCACAGTGGATGTGGTAAAAGTTCAGTCATCTCACTCATACTCAGATTTTATGATCCAACATCTGGGAAGGTGATGATTGATG GAAAAGACATCAAGAAACTCAACTTGAAATCCCTTAGGAAACATATAGGTTTGGTGCAGCAAGAACCTGCTCTTTTTGCAACATCAATATATGGAAACATTCTTTATGGAAAGGAAGGAGGTTCAGAAGCTGAAGTGATTGAAGCAGCTAAACTTGCCAATGCTCATAGCTTTATCAGTGCTCTTCCTGAGGGCTACTCCACCAAAGTAGGTGAGAGAGGAGTTCAACTCTCTGGTGGCCAGAAACAGAGGGTAGCTATTGCAAGGGCTGTTTTGAAAAACCCTGAAATTTTGCTGCTAGATGAAGCTACCAGTGCACTGGATTTGGAGTCAGAGCGTGTGGTGCAACAAGCTCTAGACAAATTGATGCAGAACAGAACAACAGTTATAGTGGCACATAGGCTGTCCACAATAAAAAATGCAGACCAAATAGCAGTTTTAGAGGATGGAAAGATAATTCAGCGAGGGATTCATGCAAGACTTGTAGAAATCACAGATGGAGCATACTACAAATTAGTCAGCCTTCAACAACAAGAACATTTTGATTGA